The following are encoded together in the Penicillium digitatum chromosome 3, complete sequence genome:
- a CDS encoding Fungal transcriptional regulatory protein, N-terminal — protein MFHTFEGFENPTAATSARNRSTSERRESISRRVTTLRACTSCRHRKIKCDGEKPCEACRWYKKSDQCHYSDPRPSRRHVEKLSTTLEEYRSILRKLFPNFSPELLANLPREKLLELTTVPSSSHLQTLSHHATSPSTSASVDAHVSPLSNDDDNLEALQTMPEEIPDSRNTNSSDLVESVSDDVNGLSLSARQPSSYLGVSSIQAVIKVIVWLDPGCASYFSRTPVNEPENPTGWPHHGPITPPQPLIPPSEMQMLDAYFLYFQAFAPMIDERSFREAYCTGRRRDDHWLALLNIVLALGCIAATGPDDVTHQTYFLRCKGHLTLTSLGSSQIETIQALGLMGGWYCHYISQPNLAYSLMGAALRMAAALGLHKEFTETRQIPSAAKLASMDLKRRVWWSLFCMDTWAGMTLGRPSLGRIGSNITVKPPLCRDKGNVLEILPLVENVRFAKIATQVQESLAAAPLVKHQEMAHADAQLLEWWDNLPSVLKDHEPCSESINTVRTVMRWRYYNQRILLYRPTLLSYAMRRVPYIALRSEERTAIEKCREFAEESIQNIAATAQLNQLCGWNAVWWTFQASLVPLVGLFLKDTTVNDPRASIESCQAQVEMAMMTLARMQSFGHTAKRSLDAISRIYEASKRGQDLPDPDSSASILSASYPAGRDMSLRLPAPGLSQGNMAMSENGFLDPLAATPFTDDSGGQHLWEYLSWSDNSLWPGVVTDTDERNDVTLLTPDFEKGPKFGEQPAYFDPMPDPGYFINGGIYY, from the exons ATGTTCCATACATTCGAGGGGTTTGAGAACCCTACGGCTGCAACTTCTGCCCGCAACCGGTCTACTAGTGAGAGACGTGAATCCATTAGTCGCCGTGTGACAACTTTGCGTGCTTGTACATCTTGTCGCCATCGCAAGATCAAGTGTGATGGCGAGAAGCCATGTGAAGCCTGTCGGTGGTATAAGAAGTCAGACCAGTGCCACTATTCAGACCCGCGGCCGTCGCGGAG ACATGTTGAAAAGCTATCTACAACTCTAGAAGAGTATCGAAGTATCCTGAGAAAGTTGTTCCCAAACTTCTCGCCTGAGTTGCTGGCAAATTTGCCGCGGGAGAAACTCCTTGAGCTCACCACCGTTCCATCGAGCTCTCACTTGCAAACATTATCACATCATGCCACTTCACCATCTACATCGGCTTCCGTGGACGCTCACGTATCACCGTTGTCAAATGACGACGACAACCTCGAGGCTCTGCAAACTATGCCTGAGGAAATCCCGGATAGCCGTAATACCAACTCCTCGGATCTAGTAGAGAGCGTCTCGGATGATGTTAATGGGCTATCGCTATCGGCTCGCCAGCCTTCATCTTACCTTGGAGTATCATCTATCCAGGCCGTGATCAAGGTCATTGTCTGGCTGGATCCAGGCTGTGCCTCATACTTTTCGCGAACTCCTGTAAATGAACCGGAGAACCCGACAGGATGGCCACATCATGGGCCTATTACACCCCCACAACCCCTCATTCCACCCTCAGAGATGCAAATGCTTGATGCATACTTCCTCTACTTCCAAGCCTTCGCTCCTATGATCGATGAGCGCTCCTTCCGCGAGGCCTACTGCACCGGTCGTCGCAGAGATGACCATTGGCTTGCTCTGCTGAACATTGTTCTCGCTCTCGGTTGCATTGCGGCTACAGGACCCGATGATGTGACACACCAAACATACTTCCTGCGGTGCAAGGGTCACCTAACTCTGACTTCCTTGGGAAGTTCCCAGATTGAGACTATCCAGGCGCTGGGCCTGATGGGCGGTTGGTACTGCCACTATATTAGCCAGCCGAATCTGGCATACTCCCTTATGGGCGCTGCGCTGCGTATGGCGGCTGCCTTGGGACTCCATAAAGAGTTTACCGAGACTCGTCAAATACCGAGTGCAGCGAAGCTAGCATCCATGGATCTCAAGCGTCGCGTCTGGTGGTCATTGTTCTGCATGGATACCTGGGCTGGCATGACCCTGGGCCGTCCTAGTTTGGGTCGGATAGGCTCAAATATTACAGTCAAACCTCCCCTTTGCCGAGACAAG GGGAACGTCCTCGAGATCCTCCCCTTGGTGGAAAATGTTCGCTTCGCCAAGATCGCAACCCAAGTTCAAGAGTCCCTCGCCGCAGCACCGCTTGTTAAACATCAAGAAATGGCCCACGCAGATGCACAGCTCCTCGAGTGGTGGGACAATCTCCCCTCCGTCCTGAAAGACCATGAGCCTTGCTCTGAGTCAATAAACACGGTCCGTACAGTCATGCGCTGGCGGTACTATAACCAGCGGATCCTCCTGTACCGCCCAACACTGCTCAGCTACGCCATGCGCCGCGTACCTTATATCGCACTGCGATCCGAGGAGCGCACCGCGATCGAAAAATGTCGTGAGTTTGCAGAGGAATCAATTCAGAATATTGCTGCTACGGCGCAGCTAAACCAGCTATGCGGATGGAATGCTGTCTGGTGGACCTTCCAGGCTTCTCTGGTTCCCTTGGTGGGACTGTTCCTCAAGGATACAACGGTAAATGACCCCCGCGCTTCCATTGAGTCCTGTCAGGCGCAAGTGGAAATGGCCATGATGACCCTGGCCCGTATGCAGTCCTTTGGCCATACGGCGAAGCGATCTCTGGATGCTATCTCGCGTATTTACGAGGCTAGCAAGCGGGGGCAGGACCTACCTGATCCTGATTCGTCCGCGAGTATTCTGAGTGCCTCTTATCCCGCTGGTCGGGATATGTCACTCAGGCTCCCGGCGCCCGGACTGAGTCAGGGTAACATGGCAATGAGCGAGAATGGATTCCTCGACCCTCTCGCTGCTACACCCTTCACGGATGATTCAGGGGGCCAGCATCTCTGGGAGTATTTGAGCTGGAGTGACAACAGCTTGTGGCCAGGGGTTGTCACTGATACCGATGAGAGGAACGATGTGACTTTGTTGACCCCCGATTTTGAGAAAGGCCCAAAATTTGGAGAACAACCTGCGTATTTTGATCCCATGCCGGATCCTGGTTATTTTATAAATGGTGGAATTTATTACTGA
- a CDS encoding Mannosyltransferase (PIG-M), putative yields MALFNSSARVFLAAIVLRLILLVYGGWQDAHSAVKYTDIDYMVFTDAARYVANGESPYARDTYRYTPLLAWMLLPTAWEAATPWSALTFTFGKALFALSDVLAGWLVVKLLVQCYRFPVERALRYVAAVWLWNPMVANISTRGSSEGMLGVLVAALLWATLTKKPTLAGVILGFAVHFKIYPFIYGVSILWWWDAERDGSLMACPSLLSKVFGFITPSRVKFTVAALASFVALNLVMYLQYGHPFLHHTFFHHLTRIDHRHNFSPYSTLLYLSAAGGAETRFEALAFLPQLTLVVVALPLVLAKKNLATAMLAQTFTFVTFNKVCTSQYFLWYLILLPFYLPFSSLVRKPTLGISAAMLWIAGQALWLHQGYNLEFLGLPSFVPGLFLAGLFFFAVNVWILGIIVRDGGDDAVTGLR; encoded by the exons ATGGCTCTCTTCAACTCGTCAGCGCGAGTCTTCCTCGCCGCAATCGTTCTTCgcctcatcctcctcgtctaTGGAGGCTGGCAGGACGCGCATTCCGCTGTGAAATACACCGATATTGATTACATGGTGTTCACTGATGCTGCCCGTTACGTTGCAAATGGCGAGTCGCCCTATGCTCGCGATACTTACCGCTACACGCCACTCTTGGCATGGATGCTTCTCCCGACTGCATGGGAGGCTGCCACGCCTTGGTCAGCATTGACTTTCACCTTCGGAAAGGCGCTTTTTGCACTGTCTGATGTACTTGCTGGATGGCTTGTTGTCAAGCTACTTGTCCAATGCTATCGCTTTCCTGTCGAGCGCGCGCTGCGATATGTGGCCGCTGTTTGGCTGTGGAACCCCATGGTTGCCAATATCAGCACCCGTGGTAGTTCCGAGGGAATGCTCGGCGTGCTTGTTGCGGCGCTTCTATGGGCAACTTTGACAAAGAAGCCTACCCTTGCTGGGGTTATACTGGGTTTTGCTGTACATTTCAAAATTTATCCGTTCATCTATGGTGTCTCCATTCTCTGGTGGTGGGATGCTGAGCGCGATGGGTCTTTAATGGCTTGCCCAAGTCTGCTGTCAAAGGTATTCGGGTTCATTACGCCGTCCCGGGTGAAATTCACTGTCGCAGCACTGGCCAGTTTCGTGGCATTGAATCTCGTCATGTACCTCCAGTACGGCCACCCATTCCTACACCACACATTCTTCCACCACCTTACTCGCATCGATCACCGCCACAATTTCTCCCCATATAGTACACTGCTATATCTGTCTGCTGCCGGTGGAGCGGAAACTCGCTTTGAGGCGCTGGCCTTCCTCCCGCAGTTAACCCTTGTGGTTGTTGCTTTGCCTCTTGTTCTAGCAAAGAAGAACCTGGCTACTGCGATGCTCGCGCAAACCTTTACATTTGTAACTTTCAACAAAGTCTGTACTAGTCAG TATTTCCTCTGGTACCTCATCCTGCTTCCGTTTTACCTACCCTTCTCCTCGCTTGTTCGCAAGCCCACTCTTGGCATATCAGCAGCCATGCTATGGATTGCTGGACAG GCCCTTTGGCTGCACCAAGGGTACAACCTCGAATTCCTAGGGCTGCCATCCTTTGTGCCTGGGCTGTTCCTCGCAgggctcttcttcttcgccgtGAATGTCTGGATTTTGGGCATCATCGTTCGGGATGGTGGGGACGATGCTG TGACGGGTCTGAGATAA
- a CDS encoding cytochrome P450, with amino-acid sequence MALRIGKYIIGVNRGLLSPGTDETAKLEKVSSSMSSISKKNKLRRHFRRFWCLYLIANVIFLSIFLPVFFLVAIPAIAQLVVNKSDLRIVNAEVMHPTAETVRMTLEAKVNLKLALGVRLDPVVFYTFVRSAGYKNAYAGIKIPGQTIKGNYSLGVMDQLTPILNVTSWETFVSQAVLQKETALSLYGATTGYLGVLKNHFVLDKDVTMPGEFAGFSVANSTFLLPAEDDGSNLVANITLPNPSVLSFEVGTITLDLKSGHTDLVIGKATVKGVTLRPGNNTFPLTGVIDIGTMIGNLTEVLSSQGPAIRRGALSLTAVTRSIVSNGTLIPYYTKALASLPLVANVSIGDVLRNSLAHLGSSETMSERDEKRKRGPVQLDGPVGYGDLYSQVASLKHNRHVQKIFEDEDPKRRDAMIDSLARYYAAL; translated from the exons ATGGCGCTACGCATAGGAAAGTATATTATCGGGGTCAATCGAGGGCTTCTCAGTCCAGGGACCGATGAGACGGCAAAGCTCGAGAAGGTCAGCTCCTCAATGAGCTCGATCTCGAAAAAGAACAAACTTCGCCGGCATTTCAGGAGATTCTGGTGTCTGTACCTCATCGCCAATGTGATTTTCTTGTCGATTTTCTTACCAGTTTT CTTTCTGGTCGCGATTCCTGCTATCGCTCAGCTAGTCGTCAACAAATCGGATCTGCGAATTGTCAATGCCGAAGTGATGCACCCAACAGCAGAAACAGTGCGGATGACACTAGAAGCTAAAGTAAACTTGAAGCTTGCACTGGGCGTTCGACTCGATCCAGTCGTCTTCTATACCTTTGTGCGCTCCGCTGGCTACAAAAATGCATATGCAGGAATCAAGATCCCCGGACAAACTATCAAGGGGAATTATTCACTCGGCGTCATGGACCAGTTGACACCCATCCTCAATGTGACTTCCTGGGAAACCTTTGTGAGTCAAGCCGTTCTCCAAAAGGAAACAGCATTATCGCTCTATGGAGCGACCACTGGATATCTCGGAGTCCTGAAAAACCACTTTGTATTGGATAAAGATGTGACAATGCCAGGTGA GTTTGCAGGCTTCTCCGTTGCAAATAGCACATTCCTCTTACCAGCAGAGGATGATGGATCCAACCTCGTTGCCAATATTACACTTCCAAACCCCTCCGTCCTCAGCTTTGAAGTTGGCACCATCACACTCGACCTCAAAAGCGGCCATACAGACCTGGTCATCGGCAAAGCAACGGTCAAAGGCGTCACTCTCAGACCAGGCAACAATACATTCCCGTTGACAGGTGTGATCGATATCGGCACAATGATCGGCAACCTCACCGAAGTTCTCAGCTCACAGGGTCCCGCCATCAGAAGAGGCGCACTGAGCCTGACAGCTGTCACCAGATCAATTGTATCCAATGGCACTCTGATCCCGTACTATACAAAGGCTCTTGCATCACTCCCCCTAGTAGCAAATGTGAGCATTGGTGATGTTCTCAGGAACTCGCTCGCTCACCTGGGCTCGAGTGAAACAATGTCAGAACGCGACGAAAAACGCAAGAGAGGCCCCGTGCAATTGGACGGCCCAGTTGGATACGGTGACTTGTATAGCCAGGTTGCAAGTCTGAAACACAACAGACACGTTCAAAAGATTTttgaggatgaagatcccaagcGACGAGACGCTATGATAGATTCGCTGGCTCGGTATTATGCTGCACTTTGA
- a CDS encoding F-box-like domain-containing protein, translated as MSAPAQLGNQFMDLPVEIHEIILDHVFGKRASAGNHSSYGKTSAQNWSKALHHPRRKALSNLALTCRVWTGLVQSRIYRHIRIKGSREELASCVRWFKRNQHLITYVCHIEIWMPIWGDRALQPDISRLNAEQHTAQAAAGRVVSMQLNHDHQGNDMFYYHRVTNNASLEEIFELIRRFFPTARVLTLEGGHCKNPPMIRHFRHSRGMYSLQALIPRRLPVLEHIQTFIMRGAWNLMRQLDDWHNISRALPALSEWQCAWAQPHLNAYFIMINIFTRPPATIRHINLSLEGFDTKNTLLTGLSGPRSSLPPICSLLGERAAHLESFAYTGRVCWYFFETLKQGATAFNSCSPLRYLDLVVKACCQKADKSHHWSQMSLGISKITSLAFIRAFEAMVVKAIECLSVLPALEYLRIRFIDLDSRCPPLNPYFQLDNNKCTGLWSEDILESLRRNRPSASFIALTDGLAAEYSDHQIVGALMPRARPLGIQVNTYSLLADSSNSH; from the exons ATGTCAGCCCCAGCCCAGTTGGGAAATCAATTCATGGACCTCCCAGTTGAGATCCATGAGATTATTCTGGATCATGTCTTTGGCAAAAGAGCCTCTGCTGGTAATCATTCATCATATGGTAAAACTTCTGCCCAGAACTGGAGTAAGGCCCTGCATCATCCACGGCGGAAGGCCCTTTCCAACCTGGCCTTGACTTGCCGGGTATGGACTGGACTTGTTCAAAGCCGAATCTACCGCCATA TCAGAATCAAGGGCAGCAGAGAAGAATTGGCCAGCTGTGTGCGGTGGTTCAAGAGAAACCAGCATTTGATTACTTACGTCTGCCACATTGAGATTTGGATGCCTATCTGGGGAGATCGGGCTCTTCAGCCTGACATTTCTCGCTTGAATGCGGAGCAACATACTGCTCAGGCAGCCGCTGGGCGCGTTGTATCGATGCAATTGAACCATGATCATCAGGGAAATGACATGTTTTATTATCACCGCGTGACGAACAATGCTTCCTTGGAGGAAATTTTTGAGCTGATTCGACGATTTTTCCCTACTGCCCGAGTTCTCACCCTGGAGGGTGGCCACTGCAAAAACCCGCCTATGATCCGACACTTCCGCCACAGTCGTGGCATGTACAGTCTGCAAGCTCTCATTCCACGGCGTCTACCTGTTCTTGAACACATACAGACATTTATAATGCGTGGCGCCTGGAACCTGATGCGACAACTAGACGACTGGCACAATATTTCGCGGGCATTGCCAGCTTTGAGTGAATGGCAGTGTGCTTGGGCTCAACCCCATCTGAATGCGTACTTCATCATGATCAACATCTTCACTCGCCCTCCAGCTACAATCCGACACATCAATCTCAGCCTGGAGGGATTTGACACCAAAAATACTTTGCTGACTGGGCTTTCTGGACCTCGAAGCTCACTTCCTCCCATCTGCAGCCTGCTTGGCGAGAGAGCCGCGCACTTGGAATCTTTTGCCTACACCGGTCGTGTATGCTGGTACTTCTTTGAGACACTAAAGCAAGGGGCTACAGCATTCAATTCTTGTTCTCCGCTCAGGTACTTGGACCTTGTAGTCAAGGCGTGCTGTCAGAAGGCGGACAAATCGCATCACTGGTCGCAGATGAGCCTGGGGATAAGCAAAATTACGAGCCTTGCGTTTATTCGTGCGTTCGAGGCAATGGTGGTCAAGGCAATCGAGTGTCTATCTGTACTCCCTGCCCTGGAGTATTTGCGGATCCGTTTCATCGATCTTGACTCAAGATGTCCACCTCTGAACCCTTATTTCCAGCTTGATAATAATAAGTGCACAGGCCTGTGGAGTGAAGACATTCTGGAATCTTTGCGCAGAAACCGACCATCGGCCTCATTTATCGCGCTTACAGATGGACTAGCCGCGGAGTACAGTGACCATCAAATTGTGGGCGCCTTGATGCCCCGGGCTCGCCCCCTGGGCATCCAAGTGAACACGTACAGTCTTCTTGCGGACAGCTCCAACTCTCACTAG
- a CDS encoding DNA damage response protein RcaA: protein MWILDSTGDFLEGKRVWLRPGKKYLFGRFHRDGVRHAVNHTSISRKHMTIEISPVNSRDGLSPRARSTITITDLDSKKGTVVDERRIHGECKLDKRDEHVIQLAKYRHTLRIKWEPVILTLSASSKQVRGEDPLAHVRSRLEDLDIKTIMDYIVDHTTHVVQRKRNTAKGLQALVNGKYIVDDSYIDALVYAATPADLENDESLCPLEIDFKLAWPDPNQHLPPPGKEPTQRPAAAFAPNSARLNVFEGYTFIFGDPAQFENLQGPINNGQGKTLFYQVEDGVTTAPDIVRFMKKAAGGKGVGGERHGSGGVVLVRFRSKGDLEQWSIDVGNEVALMTDQRVIEQREFLDAILGNDASPLCRALPAEEGSSQIFASTPAVEAVQTSQRAISVVPVVSESGSPPDPKTSQPSAARSKIPRVRAYVSKMKAFDDGFDMESVPVYAPEGENININSTQTMDIETQSPSQAPQSLDTVKEDPEEDTVADLLPGARAMKRRRAEMTRHYPQGEAVVTETEAPKRKRPKLDVLEAARRHREDEEQQRKAEEDTHASDMGDVDVDQLKNLAIVEEMEIPARNAPAREVGSSNRWDDQWNGRKNFKKFRRKGEPRGRARIQTVIVPLEEVTRKDYGIGDHYWGGNTTETNSRIELADPGSEDRRGELAPSCSELSTTARTSPEPTPDPTPARRPKRTREERDSDSDDGLRFRFRRKR from the exons TCTGGAAG GGAAGCGTGTGTGGCTGCGCCCTGGAAAGAAGTATTTATTCGGTCGATTCCATCGAGATGGAG TCCGCCATGCTGTCAATCATACTTCGATATCCCGCAAGCATATGACCATTGAAATCTCACCGGTGAATTCGAGAGATGGG TTATCACCACGAGCACGATCCACTATTACTATAACCGATTTGGACTCGAAGAAAGGAACGGTCGTTGATGAAAGGAGAATCCATGGAGAATGCAAGTTGGACAAGAGGGATGAGCATGTCATCCAGCTCGCGAAATACCGGCATACGCTCCG TATCAAATGGGAACCCGTGATTCTAACTTTGTCAGCCTCCTCCAAGCAGGTTCGAGGTGAGGATCCTCTAGCCCATGTTCGCTCACGTCTAGAGGACCTCGACATTAAGACCATCATGGACTACATTGTCGATCACACAACACATGTGGTACAGCGTAAACGAAATACAGCCAAGGGTCTTCAGGCGCTCGTCAACGGGAAGTATATTGTAGATGATTCATACATCGATGCACTCGTCTACGCGGCTACTCCCGCTGATCTTGAGAACGACGAGTCACTCTGTCCTCTCGAAATCGACTTTAAATTGGCGTGGCCCGATCCAAATCAACATCTCCCTCCTCCTGGAAAAGAGCCAACTCAGCGCCCCGCCGCTGCTTTCGCTCCGAACTCCGCACGTCTTAATGTCTTCGAGGGATATACGTTTATCTTCGGTGATCCAGCCCAGTTTGAGAATCTGCAAGGTCCAATAAACAATGGCCAAGGAAAGACGCTTTTCTACCAGGTTGAAGATGGGGTCACAACTGCCCCAGACATCGTTCGGTTCATGAAAAAGGCAGCAGGGGGGAAGGGCGTGGGAGGTGAGCGGCACGGTTCCGGTGGCGTCGTTCTTGTTCGCTTTCGATCAAAAGGAGACCTCGAACAGTGGTCTATTGACGTCGGTAATGAAGTTGCCCTGATGACGGACCAACGCGTGATAGAGCAACGAGAATTCCTTGACGCCATCCTGGGAAATGATGCATCGCCCCTCTGTCGTGCCTTGCCCGCGGAGGAGGGCTCTAGTCAGATCTTCGCATCTACACCAGCAGTCGAGGCTGTGCAAACCAGCCAACGAGCAATTTCTGTCGTGCCCGTCGTGTCCGAATCGGGATCGCCCCCTGATCCTAAGACTAGTCAGCCCTCAGCAGCTCGGTCCAAGATCCCCCGTGTGCGTGCATACGTCAGTAAAATGAAAGCCTTCGATGACGGATTCGACATGGAATCTGTCCCAGTCTATGCGCCTGAAGGAGAAAACATCAATATCAACTCCACCCAGACCATGGACATCGAAACGCAATCACCGTCCCAAGCACCCCAGTCCCTTGATACAGTAAAGGAAGATCCTGAGGAGGATACGGTCGCTGATCTTCTCCCGGGCGCCCGTGCAATGAAGCGTCGTCGTGCAGAGATGACTCGCCACTACCCACAGGGTGAAGCCGTAGTCACCGAAACGGAGGCCCCGAAACGCAAGCGACCTAAACTCGACGTGCTCGAGGCCGCGCGAAGACAccgagaagatgaagagcaaCAAcgcaaggccgaggaagacacCCATGCAAGCGACATGGGTGATGTGGATGTGGACCAATTGAAGAACCTGGCCATTGTGGAAGAAATGGAGATTCCCGCCCGGAATGCACCGGCCCGCGAGGTTGGCAGCTCGAATCGATGGGACGACCAATGGAACGGGCGCAAGAACTTCAAGAAATTCCGGCGAAAAGGCGAGCCGCGTGGTCGAGCTCGCATCCAGACGGTGATCGTTCCCCTAGAAGAAGTAACCCGCAAAGACTATGGAATCGGCGATCACTACTGGGGCGGCAATACCACCGAGACGAACTCTCGAATCGAGCTTGCGGATCCGGGCTCCGAGGATCGTCGTGGTGAGCTTGCCCCATCATGCTCCGAGCTGTCAACGACTGCACGCACCTCTCCTGAGCCGACTCCAGACCCAACTCCAGCTAGGCGCCCGAAGAGAACCCGCGAGGAGCGCGATTCAGATAGTGATGATGGCCTTCGTTTCCGTTTCAGGCGCAAGCGTTAG